In Pseudomonas oryzicola, one DNA window encodes the following:
- a CDS encoding phage baseplate assembly protein V has translation MSYAAAQMDRMLAGLVIPCYVVAVDLAAAKVRVSDGGAWTSAWVRWHAQSAGKARHWRAPSLGEQGVLVSPSGEPAQGTFVPGLYGNTGPPPDNRDHVETWRFEDGGSLVYDWAANSYTIKLPSGTVNIEVGSSKAVITGAAINAESAAIKAKAPVITLEGSVEIVGPLRVTGDILGLGKIIDTAGNTANHKH, from the coding sequence ATGAGTTACGCGGCAGCGCAGATGGATCGCATGCTGGCGGGCCTGGTAATCCCCTGTTACGTCGTGGCGGTCGACCTGGCCGCCGCGAAGGTGCGGGTATCCGACGGCGGCGCCTGGACCAGTGCCTGGGTTCGCTGGCATGCCCAATCCGCCGGCAAGGCCCGCCACTGGCGAGCGCCGAGCCTGGGTGAGCAAGGCGTGCTGGTAAGCCCGAGCGGCGAGCCCGCTCAAGGCACGTTCGTTCCTGGGCTGTACGGCAACACCGGCCCGCCGCCGGACAATCGCGATCATGTCGAGACGTGGCGGTTTGAGGATGGCGGCTCCCTGGTTTACGACTGGGCCGCCAACAGCTACACCATCAAGCTGCCCAGCGGCACGGTCAACATCGAGGTCGGCAGTAGCAAGGCGGTTATCACCGGCGCCGCGATCAACGCCGAGTCGGCCGCGATCAAGGCCAAGGCGCCAGTCATCACCCTGGAAGGCAGCGTGGAGATTGTCGGGCCGTTACGCGTAACGGGCGACATCCTCGGACTGGGCAAAATCATTGATACCGCCGGCAACACGGCAAACCACAAACACTGA
- a CDS encoding phage tail tape measure protein, with protein MANKLALALVIGGTVASSVGAAFKTVENGIQRLEAKGNRAKVLKSTIGETIKLREEWKRAHDSGAAGADKLLRKLNGNLEALRNQGVEVGRLKREYERLGREARATGLQMKGHQQLQAGKESLKSNVGKAVAATAAVAAPTMISANYQAIIRDIAIKADIVNKPQEQQLTRTVIGTAADTGMARNDVAALVNQLVGAGMELDKALAYAPVAAKFAVGQGASGVDTASMIQALEQNAKISDPKVMQQALEAIAYQGQAGSFEASDMARWFPQLLAGMEKSGITGLDAVTSLGSMLQVQMKTAGGSDEAANNLKNWMEKIGSGDVVKAYKDAGIDYQASLNTGLQKGMNVIEASMALAMKYVEKTDPDKAKKIEAAKAQIDKEVDPEKARAALDALEKTLRTGDIFADMQVKAALTAYGQNRGLYEELKANSANVQKVGGILDKNLAERRETSAQQWAETVQAADDAMRSIGDAIRPATDMAAKGLTAVARGITSLSDTFPAVVTGIAGTVAAILALRTASSAFKIGKGVVNIARGRGLERFAGRAAQAPIKLPKTGNKVLDTGLGALGKVFGATTSNDPAPIADSDPQRVFVVNADAIGRVGGSVASSGPAEPGSRRARRRRRRRAGTSTNARRSPVPSAAKAHVPTAGVTALAGAAEANRLGRMVRGVRGITKAAGKLPGGKLIDAVPGVLDVALNAETQDEKAEGYGGVAGGMAGAMAGAAAGAAIGSIVPVIGTTVGGIVGAALGGLGGESIGGWLGKRWFGEEAPETEEKVPVPAAPGEALRVTLQPQGNKPVNPVVLEAGKPAPVQPTMGESVRSQPKASAADPVPPQVRPVVMPAPHALMVPAAPVAPLVLATTPTKAAQVPTHQAATQPAPRPDALGGVVRDMPTQAKGPEPKLPEPAKPAQAAPLKPPAPKVDQAFTFAPSIKVEVLGDVKEPEQLVREIESPLRRLFEAWQREAEARMASAQLFDQPHV; from the coding sequence GTGGCGAACAAACTAGCGTTAGCGCTGGTGATCGGCGGCACGGTCGCCTCATCGGTAGGCGCCGCATTCAAAACGGTTGAAAACGGCATCCAGAGACTGGAGGCCAAGGGCAACAGGGCCAAGGTGCTAAAAAGCACGATTGGCGAAACCATCAAGCTGCGTGAGGAATGGAAGCGCGCCCACGACAGTGGTGCTGCCGGTGCCGACAAGCTGTTGCGCAAGCTGAACGGCAACCTTGAGGCGCTGCGCAACCAGGGCGTCGAAGTCGGGCGCCTTAAGCGCGAGTATGAGCGCCTTGGCCGCGAAGCTCGTGCCACCGGTCTGCAGATGAAGGGACACCAGCAGCTGCAGGCGGGCAAGGAATCGCTCAAGTCGAACGTAGGGAAGGCAGTGGCTGCCACGGCCGCTGTCGCTGCGCCGACGATGATCAGCGCGAATTACCAGGCGATCATCCGCGACATTGCGATCAAGGCTGACATCGTCAACAAGCCCCAGGAACAGCAGCTAACCCGGACGGTAATTGGCACGGCCGCTGACACCGGGATGGCGCGCAACGACGTGGCCGCCCTGGTCAATCAGTTGGTCGGCGCCGGCATGGAGCTGGATAAAGCGCTGGCCTACGCGCCGGTGGCGGCCAAGTTCGCCGTCGGGCAAGGCGCCTCGGGCGTCGACACGGCGTCAATGATTCAGGCGCTCGAGCAGAACGCCAAGATCAGCGATCCGAAGGTCATGCAACAGGCGCTGGAGGCGATCGCCTATCAAGGGCAGGCGGGTAGCTTCGAGGCCAGCGATATGGCCCGGTGGTTCCCGCAACTGCTGGCCGGCATGGAGAAGAGCGGCATCACCGGGCTGGATGCGGTGACTTCGCTGGGCTCCATGCTGCAGGTGCAGATGAAGACCGCCGGTGGTTCTGACGAGGCTGCCAACAACCTCAAGAACTGGATGGAGAAAATCGGTTCCGGCGACGTGGTCAAGGCCTACAAAGACGCTGGCATCGATTATCAGGCTTCGCTGAATACCGGCCTGCAGAAGGGGATGAATGTCATTGAGGCGTCCATGGCCTTGGCCATGAAGTACGTTGAAAAGACTGACCCGGACAAGGCCAAGAAGATCGAGGCGGCCAAGGCGCAGATCGACAAGGAGGTCGACCCGGAGAAGGCCAGGGCAGCACTGGACGCCTTGGAGAAGACCCTGCGTACCGGCGATATCTTTGCCGACATGCAGGTCAAGGCGGCGCTGACCGCCTACGGGCAGAACCGGGGATTGTATGAGGAGCTGAAGGCCAACTCTGCCAACGTGCAGAAGGTCGGCGGCATCCTCGACAAGAACCTGGCCGAGCGTCGCGAAACCTCGGCCCAGCAATGGGCAGAGACGGTGCAAGCGGCTGACGACGCCATGCGCAGCATTGGCGATGCCATCCGCCCAGCGACTGACATGGCGGCCAAAGGGCTGACAGCGGTTGCCCGTGGCATCACCTCCCTGTCGGACACCTTCCCGGCGGTCGTGACGGGCATTGCTGGTACCGTGGCGGCCATCCTGGCGTTACGGACCGCGTCTAGCGCGTTCAAGATCGGCAAGGGTGTGGTCAACATCGCGCGCGGCCGTGGCCTGGAGCGTTTCGCCGGCCGTGCTGCACAGGCGCCCATCAAACTGCCCAAGACAGGCAACAAGGTACTCGATACCGGTTTGGGTGCGTTGGGCAAGGTGTTTGGAGCGACGACCAGTAATGATCCCGCCCCAATCGCCGACAGCGATCCGCAGCGCGTGTTTGTAGTCAATGCCGACGCTATTGGACGGGTCGGCGGTAGCGTCGCCTCTTCTGGGCCTGCCGAGCCCGGTAGCCGTCGTGCACGCCGTCGACGGCGGCGTCGAGCTGGTACGTCGACCAATGCGCGGCGCTCGCCTGTTCCGTCCGCAGCCAAGGCGCATGTGCCAACGGCGGGCGTTACGGCGCTCGCTGGTGCTGCCGAGGCAAACAGGCTGGGGCGCATGGTGCGAGGTGTGCGCGGCATCACCAAGGCTGCCGGCAAGCTGCCTGGGGGCAAGCTGATTGATGCGGTGCCCGGCGTGCTCGACGTAGCGCTGAATGCCGAAACCCAAGACGAGAAGGCCGAGGGTTACGGTGGCGTGGCGGGCGGCATGGCCGGGGCCATGGCGGGAGCAGCAGCAGGTGCGGCGATTGGTTCGATTGTGCCGGTCATTGGCACTACTGTGGGTGGCATCGTCGGGGCGGCCCTGGGCGGCCTCGGTGGCGAGTCCATCGGCGGTTGGTTGGGTAAGCGCTGGTTTGGGGAAGAAGCGCCCGAGACGGAAGAAAAGGTGCCGGTGCCGGCGGCACCAGGCGAGGCGCTACGCGTAACGCTGCAGCCGCAGGGGAACAAGCCTGTTAATCCGGTCGTGCTCGAGGCTGGCAAGCCGGCGCCGGTGCAGCCCACCATGGGCGAGTCCGTGCGCAGCCAGCCCAAGGCCAGCGCGGCCGACCCCGTTCCGCCACAGGTTAGGCCGGTGGTCATGCCAGCACCGCACGCGCTGATGGTCCCGGCAGCACCGGTGGCACCTCTGGTGCTGGCGACAACTCCGACCAAAGCCGCCCAGGTCCCGACACACCAAGCGGCCACCCAGCCGGCGCCCCGGCCGGATGCGTTGGGTGGTGTGGTGCGCGACATGCCGACCCAGGCAAAGGGGCCGGAACCAAAGCTCCCCGAGCCGGCTAAGCCAGCCCAGGCGGCCCCGCTCAAGCCGCCGGCGCCGAAGGTGGACCAGGCCTTTACGTTCGCACCGTCGATCAAGGTCGAGGTACTCGGGGATGTGAAAGAGCCAGAGCAGCTGGTGCGCGAAATTGAGTCGCCGCTGCGCCGCCTGTTTGAGGCTTGGCAGCGCGAAGCGGAGGCGCGCATGGCGTCGGCCCAGTTGTTCGATCAACCACACGTTTAA
- a CDS encoding phage tail sheath subtilisin-like domain-containing protein — protein MAGFFHGVTVTNVDTGARNVALPSSSIIGLVDTFTEGANVSAKVGDLLLITNEREAVAAFGADAAITKACRAIYTRSKAVIVATGVAKGADAAAQISAIIGGVQASGKRTGLQALLDGKSRFNTQPRLIVAPKHSATQAVATAMQSIAEKLRAVAIVDGPNTTDEAATAYAKSFGSKRIYMVDPGVQVWDTATNATIDAPASAWAAGVFAWTDSEYGFWSSPSNKEFVGITGTTRAIEYLDGDETCRANLLNNANIATIIRDDGFRLWGNRTLSSDPKWAFVTRVRTMDMVMDAILYGHKWAVDRGITSTYIRDVTEGLQAFMRDLKAQGAIINFEVYADPVLNTASQLEQGKVYWNIRFTDVPPAENPNFRIEVTNQWLTEVLDQVA, from the coding sequence ATGGCTGGATTCTTTCACGGCGTTACCGTAACGAACGTGGACACCGGCGCGCGCAATGTCGCGCTGCCGTCTTCCTCGATCATCGGCCTGGTCGATACCTTCACCGAGGGCGCGAACGTCTCGGCTAAGGTCGGTGACCTGTTGCTGATTACCAACGAGCGCGAGGCCGTTGCCGCGTTCGGTGCCGATGCCGCCATCACCAAGGCCTGCCGGGCGATCTATACGCGTTCCAAGGCGGTTATCGTCGCCACGGGCGTGGCCAAGGGCGCCGACGCCGCCGCGCAGATTTCCGCGATCATTGGTGGAGTGCAGGCCAGCGGCAAACGTACCGGCCTGCAGGCGCTGCTCGACGGCAAGAGCCGTTTCAACACCCAACCACGCCTGATCGTCGCGCCCAAGCACAGCGCGACTCAGGCGGTCGCGACCGCAATGCAGTCGATTGCAGAAAAACTGCGCGCCGTGGCAATTGTCGACGGCCCCAACACCACTGACGAGGCGGCGACCGCCTACGCCAAGTCGTTCGGCTCCAAGCGCATTTACATGGTCGATCCGGGCGTGCAGGTATGGGACACCGCTACCAACGCGACGATCGACGCGCCGGCCTCGGCGTGGGCTGCAGGCGTGTTCGCCTGGACCGACAGTGAGTATGGCTTCTGGTCCTCGCCATCGAACAAAGAGTTCGTCGGCATCACCGGCACCACCCGCGCCATCGAGTACCTGGATGGCGATGAGACGTGCCGGGCCAACCTGCTCAACAACGCCAATATCGCGACCATCATCCGTGACGACGGATTCCGCCTGTGGGGTAACCGCACGCTGTCGAGCGATCCGAAGTGGGCGTTCGTCACCCGCGTGAGAACCATGGACATGGTCATGGACGCGATCCTGTACGGGCACAAGTGGGCGGTGGACCGGGGTATTACCTCGACCTATATCCGCGACGTAACCGAAGGCCTGCAGGCCTTCATGCGCGATCTGAAAGCCCAGGGCGCAATCATCAACTTCGAGGTCTACGCCGACCCGGTGCTGAACACGGCCAGCCAGCTGGAGCAGGGCAAGGTGTACTGGAACATCCGCTTCACCGATGTTCCGCCGGCCGAGAACCCCAACTTCCGCATCGAGGTCACCAATCAATGGCTGACCGAAGTCCTCGACCAAGTCGCGTAA
- a CDS encoding phage tail-collar fiber domain-containing protein translates to MSTGLQPVITKAGLAAILTATKTGLSAEIGFIALGSQAYTPSADQKTLRNEVARFPISSGEKLSSTLLHLTAVASGTTGYWVREIGIFLTDGTLLAVWSHLTEALAYKAANIDLLLAYDLSLAALPADSVTIISTAAGLNLTLAEPLAAMATALIAEQLRGREQEERLASQERLQRIAGEQIGGLLDRMATAEKSASETRDALLSATVANATGLMALQYTVLQHIYGS, encoded by the coding sequence ATGAGTACAGGTTTGCAACCTGTCATCACCAAGGCCGGCCTGGCTGCGATCCTAACGGCGACGAAAACCGGTCTCTCGGCTGAAATCGGATTTATCGCCTTGGGCAGCCAGGCCTACACCCCGTCAGCAGATCAAAAGACCTTGCGCAACGAGGTGGCGCGCTTTCCGATTTCCAGTGGCGAGAAGCTGAGCAGCACCCTGTTGCACCTGACCGCTGTCGCGTCCGGTACGACCGGCTACTGGGTCCGCGAGATTGGCATTTTTCTCACGGACGGCACGCTGTTGGCAGTTTGGTCGCACCTCACCGAGGCCCTGGCCTACAAGGCCGCCAACATCGACCTACTGCTTGCTTACGACCTGTCGCTGGCGGCGCTGCCGGCGGATAGCGTGACCATCATCAGCACGGCCGCCGGCCTAAACCTGACGCTGGCTGAGCCTCTGGCCGCGATGGCTACGGCGCTTATTGCCGAACAGCTTCGGGGCCGGGAGCAGGAGGAGCGGCTGGCCAGCCAAGAGCGCCTGCAGCGCATTGCGGGGGAGCAAATCGGCGGTCTGCTGGACCGCATGGCTACTGCCGAAAAGTCCGCTTCCGAAACGCGTGATGCTCTGCTGAGCGCGACGGTTGCCAATGCCACGGGCCTCATGGCCCTTCAATACACCGTTCTCCAACACATCTATGGATCATAA
- a CDS encoding major capsid protein has translation MADIDIFEDNAFSVPALTAAINEQPFVPGRLAELGLFEEEGVTTVTVQVEKDGETLALVPAGERGTSGLVVNGSKRILLPFNTVHLPERFAIKADEIQGIRAFGEQTELQAVQDVVNKRLAKARRQLDATHEFHRMGALNGHVLDADGKTVLLNIYARFDLDPIEIPMELTNPDTNVRVKCVDALDAQEEALGAATTSGARAFCGKNFWRALIGHKSVAKTYEGTQYAAALRADGRETFEFGGITWERYRGKVGGIAFVADDEARLVPEGVPGLCITRFAPADYMDTVNTEGLPYYSQLEMMPFKKGVAGEAQSNPLHLVTRPRAILRLKL, from the coding sequence ATGGCTGACATCGATATCTTTGAAGACAACGCTTTCTCGGTTCCCGCGCTCACGGCGGCGATCAACGAGCAGCCATTCGTGCCAGGGCGCCTGGCTGAACTGGGACTGTTCGAGGAAGAGGGCGTGACCACGGTGACCGTCCAGGTCGAGAAGGACGGCGAAACTCTGGCCTTGGTGCCAGCGGGCGAGCGGGGTACTTCAGGGCTGGTGGTCAACGGTAGCAAGCGAATCCTGCTGCCATTCAATACCGTTCACCTGCCCGAGCGCTTCGCCATCAAGGCGGACGAGATCCAGGGCATCCGCGCCTTCGGTGAGCAAACTGAGCTGCAGGCGGTCCAGGACGTGGTCAACAAGCGTCTGGCGAAGGCCCGGCGGCAACTGGATGCCACGCATGAATTCCATCGCATGGGCGCGCTCAACGGCCACGTGCTGGATGCGGACGGCAAGACAGTGTTGCTCAATATCTATGCCCGCTTCGATCTTGATCCCATCGAGATCCCGATGGAGCTGACCAACCCGGACACCAATGTCCGGGTGAAATGCGTGGATGCGCTGGATGCCCAGGAGGAAGCCTTGGGCGCCGCTACCACCAGTGGCGCCCGGGCCTTCTGCGGTAAGAACTTCTGGCGAGCGCTGATCGGACACAAGAGCGTTGCGAAAACCTACGAGGGCACCCAGTACGCTGCGGCGTTGCGGGCTGACGGTCGCGAAACCTTCGAATTCGGCGGCATCACCTGGGAGCGCTACCGGGGCAAGGTTGGCGGAATCGCCTTTGTCGCGGACGACGAGGCGCGTCTGGTTCCAGAAGGTGTACCCGGCCTTTGCATCACTCGCTTCGCGCCGGCTGACTACATGGACACGGTCAACACCGAGGGCCTGCCGTACTACAGCCAGTTGGAAATGATGCCGTTCAAGAAAGGTGTGGCCGGTGAGGCCCAGTCGAACCCGCTGCACCTGGTGACCCGTCCTCGCGCCATTCTCCGCTTGAAGCTCTGA
- a CDS encoding phage tail protein I, protein MSLLPHNATLLERALERAGEFGVDPDIIRGVADSARCPPNFLPWLGWALKVEGWEAAYTDEQRRALSREAIPVHKTKGTVGAIRRVLKAVRVNGEFREWHQIPNAAPYTFQVTAWANDNRAGEGSIISPELGARLRALVDAAKNERSHYEFRLGARFDGGLVLGNAFQARAVQHQSMDAQAVPVDPTAQTALFANAINASSVSRRFAEAQGVPIQAEGAPLVANAAQVRTVVRGYMEAVL, encoded by the coding sequence ATGAGCCTGTTACCGCATAACGCCACGCTGCTGGAGCGCGCACTGGAACGCGCCGGCGAGTTCGGTGTGGACCCGGACATTATTCGGGGCGTGGCCGACTCGGCGCGCTGCCCGCCAAACTTCCTGCCCTGGTTGGGCTGGGCGCTCAAGGTTGAAGGCTGGGAAGCGGCCTACACCGACGAGCAGCGCCGCGCGCTGAGTCGCGAGGCGATCCCGGTACACAAGACCAAGGGCACCGTTGGCGCAATCCGGCGAGTGCTCAAGGCGGTGCGAGTCAATGGGGAGTTCAGGGAGTGGCACCAAATACCGAACGCTGCCCCGTACACATTCCAGGTCACGGCCTGGGCCAATGACAACCGGGCGGGCGAGGGTTCGATTATCTCGCCCGAGCTGGGCGCGCGCCTGCGTGCTTTGGTCGACGCGGCGAAGAACGAGCGCAGCCATTACGAGTTTCGGCTGGGTGCGCGCTTTGACGGCGGCCTGGTGCTGGGTAACGCGTTCCAGGCGCGTGCCGTGCAGCATCAGTCCATGGATGCCCAGGCGGTGCCGGTCGATCCCACAGCGCAGACGGCGCTGTTTGCCAACGCCATCAACGCGTCCAGTGTGTCCCGGCGGTTTGCCGAGGCGCAGGGCGTACCCATTCAAGCAGAAGGTGCCCCGCTGGTGGCCAACGCGGCGCAGGTGCGCACGGTCGTGCGGGGCTACATGGAGGCTGTTCTATGA
- a CDS encoding phage tail protein, producing MPYMEQLESSLSGLVSAGEAGRKGVDGMLSPLNGAVGSITGAASELENIPFVGHEAGEKLGRIVRSINVAQSQVGQVASMYSRAVTGATQVQERLGTFKTMAAKVTAEAKRVAGLVSPSLANILPSGGLLGSATPLPEAVAPFPHLLIIQPHDPKLQPYYFNLDTAAFDELRRQASFRWAGQERLRRSVAQQAVGLGEEKITLKGAIFPHHKGGIKQLTVLRSIGRNLQALKLVTGYGEVLGDWCLVSVEEEQGHLLAGGIPRKQGFTLEFVSYGNDLQNV from the coding sequence ATGCCCTACATGGAACAGCTGGAATCGTCCCTATCCGGGCTGGTTTCAGCTGGGGAGGCTGGGCGCAAGGGGGTGGATGGCATGCTGTCACCGCTCAATGGTGCTGTCGGCAGCATCACAGGCGCCGCATCCGAGCTGGAAAACATCCCGTTTGTCGGACACGAGGCCGGGGAAAAGCTAGGGCGCATCGTGCGTAGTATCAACGTGGCCCAGTCCCAGGTGGGGCAAGTGGCTTCGATGTATAGCCGTGCCGTCACCGGCGCCACCCAGGTGCAGGAGCGCCTGGGCACGTTCAAGACGATGGCGGCCAAGGTCACGGCCGAGGCCAAGCGGGTGGCGGGACTGGTTAGCCCGTCGCTGGCCAACATCCTACCTTCGGGCGGGCTGCTGGGCTCGGCCACGCCACTGCCCGAGGCGGTCGCGCCGTTTCCCCACCTGCTGATCATCCAGCCGCACGACCCCAAGCTACAGCCGTATTACTTCAACCTGGACACCGCCGCTTTTGACGAACTGCGCCGGCAGGCGTCGTTCCGCTGGGCCGGCCAGGAACGCTTGCGCCGCAGTGTGGCGCAGCAAGCCGTTGGCCTGGGTGAGGAAAAGATAACGCTCAAGGGCGCGATCTTCCCGCACCACAAGGGCGGCATTAAGCAGCTGACCGTGCTGCGCAGCATCGGCCGCAACCTGCAGGCGCTGAAGCTGGTCACGGGCTACGGCGAGGTACTGGGCGACTGGTGCCTGGTGAGCGTGGAGGAAGAACAGGGCCACCTGCTGGCAGGTGGCATCCCCCGGAAACAAGGGTTCACCCTGGAGTTTGTGAGCTATGGCAACGATCTGCAGAACGTCTAG
- a CDS encoding baseplate assembly protein has protein sequence MIDLSLLPPPDVVETLAFETLYQEVLGIFRAHMGDQWTALLESDPVVKLMEVMAYRELMVRARVNAAAKASLLAYAKGADLDNRAADYGVQRLTIRAADPDVVPPLEAVMESDEALRYRTRLSLEALSVAGSSGAYEYHALSSSAELVHVSVDSPRFSGVPVPAAVKAQLPAGAIVVVCDYDAGLANPLPGDVSLAVLARPESTVSEAQLVTTVLKALSADDVRPVTDRPRVQGGIPTDFQVEAVLWVEAGPDPDVVLAAARASLDKAIAAARRLEGQLPVSAVYASLHVTGISRVDLIKPAAGVVCDKRHYPRATSIALTTKVVT, from the coding sequence ATGATTGACCTGTCTTTACTGCCCCCGCCCGACGTGGTGGAAACCCTGGCGTTCGAGACGCTGTATCAGGAGGTCCTTGGTATTTTCCGCGCCCATATGGGCGACCAGTGGACCGCGCTGTTGGAATCCGACCCGGTGGTCAAGCTGATGGAGGTCATGGCCTACCGTGAGCTGATGGTGCGCGCCCGTGTCAACGCGGCGGCCAAGGCCAGCTTGCTCGCCTATGCCAAGGGCGCCGACCTCGACAACCGCGCGGCTGACTACGGTGTGCAACGCCTGACCATCCGCGCGGCTGACCCCGACGTGGTGCCGCCCCTGGAGGCGGTGATGGAAAGCGACGAAGCGCTGCGCTACCGCACGCGGCTGTCGCTGGAGGCACTGTCCGTCGCCGGCAGTAGCGGGGCGTATGAATATCACGCGCTGAGTTCGTCAGCCGAGCTGGTGCACGTTTCGGTCGATTCGCCCCGGTTTTCCGGGGTGCCGGTGCCAGCCGCGGTTAAAGCGCAGTTGCCGGCCGGGGCCATTGTCGTGGTCTGCGACTACGATGCTGGCCTGGCCAACCCGCTGCCTGGCGATGTTTCTCTGGCCGTGTTGGCACGGCCTGAAAGCACCGTGTCGGAGGCGCAGCTGGTGACCACTGTTCTCAAGGCGCTGTCGGCCGATGACGTGCGACCGGTGACGGATCGGCCGCGCGTACAGGGCGGCATCCCGACTGACTTTCAGGTTGAGGCGGTGCTGTGGGTGGAGGCCGGGCCAGACCCTGACGTTGTCCTTGCGGCGGCCAGGGCCAGCCTGGACAAGGCCATTGCCGCAGCGCGTCGGCTGGAGGGGCAACTGCCCGTCTCGGCCGTCTACGCGTCGTTACACGTAACGGGCATCAGTCGTGTCGACCTGATCAAGCCGGCGGCAGGAGTGGTGTGTGACAAGCGGCATTACCCGCGTGCCACGTCCATTGCCCTTACCACCAAGGTGGTCACATGA
- a CDS encoding head-tail joining protein, translating to MAFRDLIPDVDATVFEILGDTVLIEGREVLGMFSAPWLQPKVGQIRTALREPHLVIRVQDNIGIEVKHKVFFGVPPEDGGGNYLITSIEPGGDGLVTLILRKSL from the coding sequence ATGGCTTTCCGGGACCTGATACCCGACGTCGACGCCACGGTGTTCGAGATCCTGGGCGATACGGTGCTGATCGAGGGGCGTGAGGTGCTGGGTATGTTCTCAGCCCCTTGGCTGCAGCCCAAGGTCGGCCAGATAAGAACCGCTTTGCGTGAGCCTCATCTGGTCATCCGCGTACAGGACAACATCGGCATCGAAGTGAAGCACAAGGTCTTCTTCGGCGTGCCCCCGGAGGATGGCGGCGGCAATTACCTCATCACCAGCATCGAGCCGGGTGGCGACGGCTTGGTGACGCTCATTCTGAGGAAGTCGTTATGA
- a CDS encoding tail protein X, with product MATICRTSSGDLLDVICQHHYGHLNGTVEAVLEANPDLAREVQPYRAGLLIQLPDLSAPAVELLQLFDR from the coding sequence ATGGCAACGATCTGCAGAACGTCTAGCGGGGATTTGTTGGATGTGATCTGCCAGCACCATTACGGGCACCTCAATGGCACCGTCGAGGCGGTGCTGGAGGCCAACCCGGACTTGGCCAGGGAGGTGCAGCCGTACCGCGCTGGCCTGCTGATCCAGTTGCCCGACCTGTCGGCGCCGGCGGTGGAACTGCTGCAGCTGTTCGACCGATAA
- a CDS encoding phage major tail tube protein: MAMIPEILANMNLFVDGISFQGDVPSLTLPKLTLKMEEHRPGGMDMPIEMDVGMDKMESNFTTTGVRKESLKFFGLADGNAFNGTFRGSFKGQRGETKAVIVTQRGTLKELDMGDWKPGDKAEFKHSVALTYYKLEVGGEVIYEIDPVAMKRVINGVDQLASQRRDLGL, from the coding sequence ATGGCAATGATTCCCGAAATTCTGGCCAACATGAACCTGTTTGTGGACGGGATCAGCTTCCAGGGCGATGTGCCCAGCCTGACCCTACCCAAGCTCACGCTGAAGATGGAAGAGCACCGCCCCGGTGGCATGGATATGCCGATTGAGATGGATGTGGGCATGGACAAGATGGAGTCCAACTTCACCACCACCGGCGTGCGCAAGGAGTCGCTGAAGTTCTTCGGCCTGGCTGACGGCAACGCGTTCAACGGGACGTTCCGGGGTTCGTTCAAGGGCCAGCGGGGCGAGACCAAAGCGGTGATCGTCACTCAGCGCGGCACCCTGAAAGAGCTGGATATGGGGGACTGGAAGCCGGGCGACAAGGCTGAGTTCAAGCACTCCGTGGCGTTGACCTACTACAAGCTCGAGGTCGGTGGTGAGGTTATCTATGAGATCGATCCCGTGGCGATGAAGCGCGTCATCAACGGTGTAGACCAGCTGGCCAGCCAGCGCCGCGACCTCGGCCTGTAA
- a CDS encoding GPW/gp25 family protein, producing the protein MIGLDRRTGQKSTGLDHLKQSIEDILTTPLGSRRMRPEYGCNLRRFVDLPVNEGWKSAVQAEVARALGRWEPRLQLERVKVVSVLDGQIGLLLTGQYLGSSAVVEVSA; encoded by the coding sequence ATGATCGGCCTGGACCGCAGGACCGGCCAGAAATCCACCGGCCTCGATCATCTGAAACAGTCGATTGAGGACATCCTGACCACGCCCCTGGGTAGCCGCCGGATGCGGCCTGAATACGGCTGCAACCTGCGCCGCTTTGTCGACCTGCCGGTTAACGAGGGCTGGAAAAGCGCCGTGCAGGCCGAGGTTGCCCGCGCCCTGGGCCGCTGGGAACCGCGCCTGCAGCTGGAGCGGGTCAAGGTCGTTTCGGTGCTGGATGGCCAAATCGGCCTGTTGCTGACGGGCCAGTATCTGGGTAGCTCGGCCGTAGTTGAGGTGAGCGCATGA
- a CDS encoding phage tail assembly protein, giving the protein MSKPAPKYLKLTAENVTVTLTKPAEMNGIKVDTITLRAPTVRDMRLSSQTSDGDDEQRELNLFASLAEVSIKDLEGLTYKDYNRISSGYTFLVREDEL; this is encoded by the coding sequence ATGAGCAAGCCAGCACCGAAGTACCTCAAGCTGACCGCCGAAAATGTCACCGTCACCCTGACCAAGCCAGCCGAGATGAATGGTATCAAGGTGGACACAATCACCCTGCGCGCGCCGACCGTGCGCGATATGCGCCTGTCCAGCCAGACCTCGGATGGCGACGACGAGCAACGCGAACTGAACCTGTTCGCCTCCCTGGCCGAGGTCAGTATCAAGGACCTGGAGGGCCTGACCTACAAGGATTACAACCGTATCTCGTCCGGTTATACCTTTCTGGTGCGAGAAGACGAACTGTAA